Sequence from the Xiphophorus maculatus strain JP 163 A chromosome 16, X_maculatus-5.0-male, whole genome shotgun sequence genome:
TTTCATACTTGGTTCGTTTTTGGGTGCAGAATGCAAAAAGGTCAAAGCATTCTATACATTAATATAGAggtttttttctccccattAATTAacgtttttattcattttatgtcacaaagatgttttctgaatttaatttttgtcattttgttggttttagcCATCTtgatggctagtctgaaggagccgagtagGGGAGTCGTGGGGATTGCTGCTCTGTCAGCGGAGGAGTTTgtctcaaaggcggagctaagtCCACCCAAGCGTTTAGCACAGCTGAGtagttgccacgggagattaaaggatttctcaaacatgcatgaaagaattaaacaacaccccaagtgtgtttttgatgagggcgtaacattataacattatgTCAAAGCCAATTTTAcacaacactgcccctttaataaaaaatgctaCCTTTGATGAATAGCAAGAAGAAAATCGTACCTCGTTCACAGCTGCACACATGAGCTCAAACTCACTTTGATCTTTTGCATAAAATCCTATGGTACAGCTGGGATCCATGCGGGAAAAGGCCATTTTCCTGGGTTGCTTACAGTGAAACGACTGCAAACAGAGACGAGAGAAAAgatcagaaaaacattcacattgaTATGCAAATACTCACAcaacttttccactttttgcCATATTACAACCAAGAACAACCATATTGGGAttattgggattttcttttgtcGTAGActaattttaaagtaaaagaaaaataagtttgaaaacatggttttcaaaattctgTTTACTGTTTGTACTGACAGAATTTGTGTACGCAAGTAATTTTAACcttgtcctgtttgtttttagctagACACGTTAATCATTGTTCAGGGACAACAGACGTCACAATTACGCAGCACCTTTTtttggtttgtcacataaaagcCCCCCTATAAAGTTTGGCCTTTTAATATGAGACGATCACAGTGAAATCTAGCAAATGATCAGCAacgagagatttttttttttaatagtgtaGAACTAATTTCTGTCAGTTCAGACAGAAATCTGAACCGACAGAAAAATGACAAGTTATATTTGcatgaatgattttttttactatgttttAACGGTTGATAAACTGAGCAGGTGTCACCAGATGAAACGAGACAGAAAGTGATAAAAAGGGAAGGAAGTGAAATGCTAACTCATACCTCTAAGGGAAAGTTGTCCTTTTTTATGTTCACTGCAGGCTGGCAGTAGTGAGGGTCCAAGTACAGCAGATGGTTGTCTTTATCAAAACAGGGGTGGACGGAAGgcaaaatgaatttttatttaaaaacagagattAGATGGATCAGATATTGTCGTGACGTCACCAAGTGTACCCTGGAAGCCAACGAAGAACAAAGAGTGCTTTGGTTTGCCACCAATGATCCCGATGCAGCACTGCAGCATCAGAAGTTTCtagaaagaaaatgcatgaaTAGAACATACCTGTTGGTTGTTGTTTTAGCAGgtagaacagaataaaaatgcaatttctgGACATTTTAGCCTATTTTATTGAGCAAAAATTGGCTCATTCCAGACTCTCGCTGACTGATTAGCACATCTCTGGTCATAGGATGCCAATTCTCTCCTCATTAACAACAGAGCCACGTGTGGTTCAAGTACTTTGACGCAGGGGATGTAGGAAGGATTGAGCTCCTGTCCTCCGAGCCGGACAGGAACCAGGACAAGGACGGACTTCCAGCTTTGAGGGAGGGGCCGTTCACACAGCCCTCTGACATCCTGGAGgtagactaaaataaaaaaataaagaaaagtaataaaaactattaaactaCAGCATGCTGAGCTAAAAGGGTAATTCAGCTTCATATTTACTATTAGAAATGCACCAATTGGAATTAGATTGAAAACTGACCGTTTTCtgttaatcactttttttttctcatccattAAAAGCatcaaaccaaagaaatctCATCATTTTCAGCTCTGATTCACTTTTTTGAGTTTAAtagaaatcaaatattttttagctgTATACAGATTGATGGAATCATTTTGTAATCCTGCTGGATTCAAAACTTCTCCAACCTATTAAAGGGGTAGCATTACatattttccaggcatgtagtgccattttatagcacaaaaaAGTTATTATGTAACCTTCAGTTGTGATACAAATGCTTcatatatcaaatatttcaCATCGTAATTCAACGCCttaaaattgggtctctgtctctttaagaagctcctgctctttgtgaaactccgccttcaggaagtcatcatgttgttaaacctttaacaacgtttttaaaTCAGCCTTTCACGGAGAACTAGCTCCTATAAAGAACTCATGATGCTAactggtgtttgctaattgctgttggctagtctgaaggagctcaaaGGCGTTTGCATGGTTTGAaaggttgccacgggagattaaaggatttgtcAAACAAGCATGAACAAATCAAggtaacactccaggtatgttttggaTGTGGGAATAACTTTAAACACAATGTAAAGCTATAAATAGCCGACTTTACATGACATGGCATCATTATAGTTGTTAGAccgtaataaaaaaaaaattggaaatcgGTTAAGACAAAGAAAACCTGACCGGCACATCTCTAGTTTACACATGTAATGTGGAAACCACTTACTGGTGCAGTCTTGTGCAACATAAATGACCAGATTGGGGAGATCCACCGAAGCCGCCACAGCTTTCCTGAAAACAGGACCACATTCACCGTCAGAGTACGAAGAATCTCCCGCTCTGACGCTCCAAGAGCTGCGAGGGATTCATTCACTTCTCACTTCAGGATGTGAGCCACGATGGATGGGCCGTACCAGTCGCCGGCCTTCTTCCCTGAGCTTTGCCCCAGCTCCACCAGCTTGTGTATGCCGAACGGGGCCGTGGGGTGGTCAGCGAACCAGCCCACCACCCTCCTGTGTGTGGCTTCCATGGGTCTGTCCAGAAGGGAGCCGACGCTCAGCTTCCGCCCCCTTTTACTCCCGACTTCCCCTGCCGTCCAGTCGGCCGGGTGGAGCAGGTCCAGGTCGTCCTTGACGGAGGAGTACCGCACAGGCCAAGTCCAGTCTAGAAGAAGTTCCGAgactattttttccccccaaaatgttatttaattacaTCATGCACAGTCATGGAAGTAAAAAGTTTTTAGCAGTTTTGCAAGCTTTGTAGCTGCAGTTTTTGCTGCGAccattttcccattttattcGATTTTGAAAGAGTTGACGTCTGTGAGTTCACTGCAGCTACGCCTGTCGCCATAAGCAGTTAACCAATTCATCAAATCGCAGGATAAGTTAGAATGagcttgatcatttccattctgatgattcatattttttttaagggaaaTGTTGTTCATGGAGACTTCAtgattccattttatttatgatttcagttgtgtgtggtttttattttcgtTTTGTTCgttgttttcatttgctgcGTTTCactctggatatttaaaatatcttaccGTTCCAGAGTGAAGAGTTCTGTACGAAgttcatttgttcagtttaaGAGTGAACTTGCATTGTTATGTcattactattatattacttgaatatggtctcaaaacaacaatattatcatttatcgcagtAATTTCTGTgataatttatcatccagcaaactGTGTTACTGTGACAGGGCTAACTGCAGCGATACAATCTTCTATAAAATTGCATCTTGTTCCTGCTCTCAATGTTGTCAGCAGTTATAGGTGTGACAGTTCTCATGCTTACTCACCGCCATGTGTGACTCTGTGACAGTTTCAGTGAGGTTCTCTTTGTAAATTAAAAGGGTTTCATTTGAATGCCGTAACATTTAAGTTAGCAGCGTGAAGCTAATAACTATTTTAGTTATCGATTCATCTTTTGATTGTTCtgattaaatagatttttttaaaactggcacattctgcagatttctcatttaagcttttttttttataaaatattagaaatacataaaaatatgcaaataaacaaataattttattctattttcaaaCAACAAAGAAGGCTTCTTaatcttaaaagcaaaaatgtgtatatttttgtacatttttggcttaattactgctctaaatgtgtttttagcaAATGACTTATTGAGTCTGTACACTCGAGTCAGCGATTAATTGaatattaaattagttgacaattactTCAATCATCGATTCACCACGATTAATCGGAATCGATCGTTTCAGGCCCAACAACAACTGTGAGATTTGTGGATACTTGAGCCCAACGAGCAGTTTAAATGAAAGTCATTCAAACTGTGAAAAGCATTTAGATTGTCATGTAAAgcaaataattaacaaaatacCATGCCTGGcccaaaatacacacacaaaaagtgtCACATCAACAGTTTGATCAAAACAGCTAATTAAAAgagcatgttttcattttccttctccCATTACATTATATTTGCTTGTTTAATTGTGTGTGTTGTGTCAAGAAAACCCGagatcatcccacttccccatgctggagattttagtttaacagtaacaataaaacaaagttatctttaaaaatcaatcaCACAAGTGACATCGAAGACCCAACAGTAGACTCAAGCTTCAACGAAAtcaatctggttgtgtgtgtcgtttttgtctcctgcaaactttgctttgttttcaccTGCGGGCATCAGGTGTATGAGCAGGCCGTGAGCCAGCAGCATCTGGCCCGTACGCAGAACACACCCCCAACCGCTGTCTGTGGTCAGAGAGGAGCCCGGCAGCTGAGGGAAGCCCCGTCTGTACGTCAGCCACAGGAAGGACGCGAAGGAGCGGCGGAAACGCTCCCCGTCCCCTGAAAGGGTTCAGAGACGGAGTTGAAAACTTTTTCGAAATGTTACGAAAAGCCGCGCGGTCGAATGTTTGGTTTGGTTGGCCGCACCGCTATCTTTGAGATTGTAGGTTTTCCCCAGCATGATGAGTGGCGAGCTCTTGTTAAATTTGGATTTCTGCTTCAAGGACCAGCCTGGTAAAGTAAAGAGAGGGGTCCattaattcttcttcttcttaaaaaaaaaaaaaaaatacgtaTTTGTTGTACGGAGGCAAAGtattgattaataaattaatctaaatttgATTAGTCTTATGCAAGTAAATGATAAGCGtccattttctcaaaaacagaGCCTTTTATGTCTGTCCATAACATGACGAAGTAAATTTTTTATAATatgctgaattttttaaaaaatcattaaattttaacattattttgtgtcagttGTATAACATGCTGACTGAGTAAACTGAAAACTGTGGTTCTCAAGTAATTAAACTTagtcatatttacaaaatataaccAAACAAGAACCTTTTAAGTTcctgagcagaaaaacaaaggatgaaaaaaaattaataaataaaatatgtggcaaaaaattaaattcccacgaacagaaaaaaattcacataGAAGTCCCGTCTGTGGTTGCTtttgaagaaatattaaaatttggCTCCATAAAGTGCATTAACGTGGGACAGCCTTCGAAACTCAACCGTACTTATCGGCACAATGTTTATTACTGTCATGTtgcaagtttttaattttatgcagGGCCGCTGTAGATGTAGAAAAAGATGAGTAAATTTCCGACAAAACTCAAGAAATTTTCTAGGGAAAAACACGTTTTTTTCCGGagaattaatctaaaattttttTGAGTTAACTGGCGGAAATTTACTCCTATTCTCCATCTACAGCGACCATAATACGCCGTCGTAGACATCCTCCCTTTTGTAGCATATCAGTGATATTGATACGCTTTGCCATGCAGCTCGGCTGAATGAACGCAATTAAGGTCAAACTTAACGAGCTTGTCAAgtgtttatttcaaaacagaaatgcataaaatgcattttgtgtcCCGCACTGGACTCTGaacagtcatttgtttttcccGTTCTTCTGTACCGTCACCATCTTTAATCCTGGAACCCCAAGGATaacgccctctgctggatggcggccaaactacaaaaCTAAAAGAAGGTCTAAGTGGATGTCAGTACTTAATTGactaaaaaatgaattttaacctaataaaccattaatcaaTACTTAATCGTAAGTAGATTAATTGTTTGAATCTCTAACATGTagggaacaataaaaaaaacaaactgaccaTATTTGACGCTGTTCCATGCTGAGACCAGCTTGGATTTCAATTTGCTTTTGTCCTCTGCAACCCGGTCCTCGTAGCACATCTCCTGACTCAAAGACCCAGCAGACACAGAGGGGAGGAGGTCCCAGTCATCCAACTGGTCGACCGCGGCGGACCTGCCGTAAACATAGGTGGAGGACGTGGTGGGGTCCATGACTACAGCCAGCCGATCACCATGTCCGAGTGAGTAGTGCTGCTCCCATCTCTCCTGATCACCACAGAGCTCTATGCGCCgtaaaacacagaacataaaGCGTTAACCGTTTCCCACTGTCCACACGTGACACAAGTAGCCGTCCACAATGAATCCCACTGCTGCTACTGGCACAAACGAGCTCCTTTCCCACCGCGTCGGATCAGCCAataaaaaccaaagcaaaagGATAATAAACGGAGACAGCAGACATGTGACAGCACCCTGCGACTAATGGAATTTCAGGTATGTCACTTtaactgctgcagctgctgctggttcccaGCGACACTGGCACAGTCATAGTTGTCACCACATTGTGGTTGATGTGAAAGACTTCACACACTGTCAGAGAACGCTGCGGCCGGGCACTGGGTCAGTCAGCTGCAGTGCAAAATGGAGGAAACGGacgaaaataaatgaaaaacaaaaacacaccaaaaataaattaacttgttTGTAATGGTTGGTTATAACAAAGATTGGAATTATTGAACTGCTTGGTTACAGACGCTTTCAGTCTGCTGATTTCCAAGCTAAGGGTCAGGACCCTCACAAGAAAAGCCCCTAGGCAGGTAGTGTCCAAATGCTTTGCCCAAGTTCTAAGTATTCAGGGGCCACCATTTTATTCCCCCACCCCCacaattgaaaacttttaattattattgtgaattctttctcttttacctccacaacaataaataaaacatgtcatatttgaccttttttttaattcagaactTTTGTTCGTGTCAACACgtgacatgtttattttaaactgcaaatgaatgcaataaatgaataaaaaaaaactatttgccTTAACATTTACAGTCATTTCACTGTTTGAGCttattagtttcttttttttttctttcttctaaagtctgatgtgtaaaatgttttttagtttatttcccGCAACAAAAGTCCAGATCTACTTCTGCAACTTTGCTGGATCTGGATATCAGATGTTATATCTGATATCCATTATCAGATGTAATGCATGAGTGTGCCTGAGTCTGCTTGAATACAAACATGACGGATGTTTGCAACACAGCTCATCATGAgatagaaataaaagcaaaaaaataaaatattctaagTAAAGAAAAGTTATTGGTATAATTTTCAGCTTAAAAAGTTATAAACTTGGCATGGAAAATTTCAtcctgaagaaaagaaaattacaaagagTGTCAGAGGGCTACATGTTGCGGTCAGGAGTCACATAAAATGATTCCAAGGGCTATCAATGACCCCcaggccgcactttggacacccctgacctaaacagagaaaatgtaattGATGCAAACAAGGTTTGTTCCTGTTCAAGCCTCACTACACTATGTCACTGTGGAGAATCGGCTGCTGGACGGATGAGTTCACGAAGCTCCACTTCCAGCAAGTCCATAACAGGCATGTGACCGACTCTTAAGTGgtggagaaaatgttgaaaataaattcactcaaTGGAAACATCAATTTcaacaaaactcttgtttttttttttacaagaggCGAGTTTTTTTGGCCACATTTAAATTGGTGAAACTGTGatggaagcacttttttttccgcattacacaagtcacatgatcgaCAACTGGACGTtgccactggtgcaaaccacgcagaagacgacgacaggaagtagttggaggatcgTGTTATTTTCTGACTTATCTAACTAACTTATTCACATGATcttaattgtttcttatttaaagaaaaaagcgcaattgcaaaattaaactttttcaacATACTGAAAGTTTTACGCTCATTCGTAACGGAAAAGCAGCTTAGTTATGATCAAAACAATATCATTCTTTGGTCAATTATTGGAACATGCCAAGCTATAgtcattacagaaaaaaaactgaataaagttaGATTTAGCAGGTAAGACCACAATCAAGGTCTACCAggaaaatgttcttatttttaatttatttatttactttgttatttaggaacattaattttttttcttaagcattattaacattttaattttctgggCGGAAACGTGAAAAAATGGGTGAGAGGAAACACAAACTATCTCTTATTATCATAATTAGTTTAATAATCTAAATAAGTAGactaaaagcaaataaaaagtgtaagTGAAGTAAAATTTCAGACATTTGATggcttaaaaatattaatatttcatcattttagGGAGaatggttaaaaacataaaaatccagaTGAAACATTACTTTGTTAGATCCGATCCTACTTTCTATTCTGAACAGTAACAAAGTCAACGTGCTTTGTGCTCCTCGTGCAGGAGTCTTAAATGCAGGTAGCATCACATCAGGGCCATTTGCACGTGATTTGCAACGACAATATAAATATCACCATGGGGCCATTTTAATGACTTCCAGCCGTTATAGGACACTTTTAAGCGGGTCCTCGTCAGTAAAATAAAGCTCACCTTCTCTGTGGTGTCGTCATTTCTCCTCCGTCCAAACTGTGATACTTTCTGACTACATTTATGAAGCACCGCCGCGCTGGTTTTTGTTGCGTTGCGGTTCCTTCGACTCCAACCTACGAACTGTCGAGCGTTGAAACAGCAACAGAGGACAGAGCGAAGTCATTTCCTGTTTACGGCGGTCACGTACTCGACCTTCTGTGATTGGTCAAACGTAGGgagcctctctctcttttcctctctctcttctgcTGCACAAGCTGTGGCAATATGGCAAGCCGTTTTAGCATAAATTCGGTTTCGTCTGACTGTGCATTTTAACTagacaaaactacattttgactATCCGGAATGGTCATTTAAGATAGCTGCGTTTACATTCTGActagtaagaataataattcgAGATAtcttcaattacattttgacGAGTCACAATTCCTTTCAAGATATCTCAAATTACGACACTGGGTCCGTCATTTGACGGGACACGTCCGTAATTGcaatttaagatatcttgaacttaattatgactagtcaaaatcacaatttttagATATCTGAATGAAGAATTGCGTGGAAGGCCCTTTGTGCTGTCCAAACAGTTGCCTGCAGAATTTTATGTTTCCTGCACAAAATTGTCAGTAAATGCCACAACGTAGAAAGAGCTCGGCGATGTTGGATATGCGGAGAACGCAAAACTTCATTAACTAGAAGACTGCTTCTCACATCTGCAAAGAATTTCCTGTTTATTCATTTCCGACAAACCGAATGCACTTatcttttgtcagtttttctatttgtcattgttttatCAAACTTTCAAATTGCCACATAAGTCAGGGACGTTTTGACTATACAGGATACATATCCAAGATATCAGTAATGTCATTCTGACTAGTCAGAAtgttaatttaagatatcttatAGAACAGCTGTGTAATTCAAGATATCTCGAGTTCATTTAGAGATATCTTAAAAGGACTTTTGACTGgtcaaaattacaattcaagatatctttaatttagttttatctagtcattatttgcttttaagatatctataatttagttttcactAGTCAAAACTACATACCTcctatccaaaaataaatttaagatatcttgaaTGATGTCATTCGAGATATTTTTAGTTAGAATTATGACTAACTagtcaaaactaaaatagaGGTATCTTGAATTTACTttatgactagtcataatttaaTTGTAGATATCTGAAATGTGCATTTCAGATAGTCAGCAATTCATTGTAGATATCTTGAACTGAAGTCTCCATACAACTCTATGGTAAATCTGACGTCATTTCGACTAGTCAGACTGTAATTAGAGATATCTCAAATAAGCATTTTGTCTAGTCAAAATATAATTAGCGATATCTTAAATCGCTAAAACGTCTAGTCATAAGACAATTTGAGATATCTGGAATGTAAGGGCGGCAAAaccgaatttatgttaaaacggcttGCCATACTTGCCATAGAGGAACCGTTGGCTCAGAAGATGTGCTGTggtggtttttttcttcttcaactcTCTCGCAGTTCCAGGTCGACGCTCGGTAAGAACCAGGTACACGTCACTGTCGGACGACGGGGAACGCGAAGGCGGTGTCCCTTGTTCAGCCCGTCAGTTCCCgaagccacacacacaaaaatagtAGGTCACCTCAGGCTGAAAGGTCAAAAAGCTCACGCGGGGTCAACTCGACTACTTCTGAGACTGCGGCAGGGTCAAGTATGGCAGCAAGGCTGCCCAGACTTTTTTCACACTGGAAAACACCTTTCCCATTTCAAATaagtttaatcattttattgggattgttttctttttatctacCCTGCAAGTAATTAAACatatacaatattttaatgaaaagaaaaggaagaaaaagagcaTATTATAGTAGGTCCATATAAGAGTCTCGTATATTTGTGCCGACCAaagaaaactgtacaaaaacatgTCTAGTTGGCatagaaatagtttttaagGCTACATTAAAAGTCAATGAGATCCTTCTGTGAAAGCACTGGCTGTTTTTAGCCAAACCTTATACGTGCCcaagtctgtttttaaataaaaagtcgCTGGATGATTGTGGCCCTGAgtaagaggggaaaaaaacacatgactCACGAAAGAAAGTACTTTGTATCTTTAAATTTAAGAAGATTGGAAAATCTTCTTAAAGATGAGCTCAAATGGCTGGAGGGCCAAATTTGCGGTATATTTAAACTACGTTCCAGGGCCACGCAACATTTTCCCCAGGCTGCACTGGTGTTGGCTGTCATTTTcatccaaacattttccactggTTGTAACAGTACAACCATAAACGTGAGCGTATTTTATTTGGACCAACACAAATGATCACATGACCAAAATGGAAAACAGTATGCATAGAGATTACAGCAAGCATGCAGGTTCTCGACTCAAGATAAGATCTAAACAGAACTTTTTGACCTAGATGTGCGCCACTATTCAGTCGAGAAAACTTAACACAAAATGCACCATTGAAGAAAATCTCAGATAATACCAAGGGtttctgacacattttatttcctttctagTTGGAATTTCATTTGACATTAGTTATTCACAAgagctgctgtaaaaaaaagaaagaaaaaaggtcaaaCACTTGGACACACATGGACGCGACAGGGATGTTAGCAACTTCGACCACACATATATGTTGGGGTATTTAATGATCTATTTCAATATTACGCGGAATATTTTCAACAGTACATCGgcatcttaaataaataaatacaaaattcaataaatagaatttaaaagaaagaaatgtaaaaaaaagctGGAACTCTTCCCACATCTACGCTCGAAGCCAGGTGTTTATGTTCGctgtatgaagaaaaaaatgaatccGTTTTTGAAACTGTCCCAACATTATCTCAAACTACATTTCCTCCTTTTGGTCAGTTatgattaccaaaattatttgtgtttgctaaatgtcagagagaggatttttaaaaatttgctttaTAAGATATGAAGGCCATATAAAGTATTGACATGGTCTTTTAAAGTTTCTGATAGGTTAATTTATGCTGAATTTAAGTTAAGAGGGCAAGATACTGCTTCATTATGTAAAATCACAAGAAATTAGGAAAAGAATTAtacaaagatttgcacacatttaatGGGACACTTTGAAAAAACTCGTTCTTTTGATTTAGAAAAAGTTTTACCACTACGATGGGGTGGTTTGTGTCAATATTGAAAGTAGTTTATCTCgcaaaattgcaatggaaaGCCCTTTTACAtcatcaacaactggatgttgccactggcgcaaaccacgaagaaaacgacag
This genomic interval carries:
- the LOC102231511 gene encoding cysteine protease ATG4D-like isoform X1; translation: MDPTTSSTYVYGRSAAVDQLDDWDLLPSVSAGSLSQEMCYEDRVAEDKSKLKSKLVSAWNSVKYGWSLKQKSKFNKSSPLIMLGKTYNLKDSGDGERFRRSFASFLWLTYRRGFPQLPGSSLTTDSGWGCVLRTGQMLLAHGLLIHLMPADWTWPVRYSSVKDDLDLLHPADWTAGEVGSKRGRKLSVGSLLDRPMEATHRRVVGWFADHPTAPFGIHKLVELGQSSGKKAGDWYGPSIVAHILKKAVAASVDLPNLVIYVAQDCTIYLQDVRGLCERPLPQSWKSVLVLVPVRLGGQELNPSYIPCVKKLLMLQCCIGIIGGKPKHSLFFVGFQDNHLLYLDPHYCQPAVNIKKDNFPLESFHCKQPRKMAFSRMDPSCTIGFYAKDQSEFELMCAAVNEAVSTSAETYPMFIFSEEKRRDVEEESISSSSITCIQRNDKLNNEDGTSMDEFVLI
- the LOC102231511 gene encoding cysteine protease ATG4D-like isoform X2, translated to MDPTTSSTYVYGRSAAVDQLDDWDLLPSVSAGSLSQEMCYEDRVAEDKSKLKSKLVSAWNSVKYDWTWPVRYSSVKDDLDLLHPADWTAGEVGSKRGRKLSVGSLLDRPMEATHRRVVGWFADHPTAPFGIHKLVELGQSSGKKAGDWYGPSIVAHILKKAVAASVDLPNLVIYVAQDCTIYLQDVRGLCERPLPQSWKSVLVLVPVRLGGQELNPSYIPCVKKLLMLQCCIGIIGGKPKHSLFFVGFQDNHLLYLDPHYCQPAVNIKKDNFPLESFHCKQPRKMAFSRMDPSCTIGFYAKDQSEFELMCAAVNEAVSTSAETYPMFIFSEEKRRDVEEESISSSSITCIQRNDKLNNEDGTSMDEFVLI